One segment of Triticum aestivum cultivar Chinese Spring chromosome 2A, IWGSC CS RefSeq v2.1, whole genome shotgun sequence DNA contains the following:
- the LOC123190708 gene encoding disease resistance protein RPM1 — protein sequence MAEIVILLAIKKIGTALANGAADQASTLFAKYRKQILELQGSMGRVVRELRVMHDVLFQMDIRNRNNQVYEGWLEEVRKVAHVMEDMVDEYLYLVGHEHDTGCCFYLKKGFTKPRYLVSLNRIAFKVKEIEKDLAHLSETKNRWVHMINNGDASSSSYIVKRSKDLANISRSLDEEDLVGVDKNRDKLEQWLLSDDLERSVIALLGMGGLGKTSLAANVYRKHREKFQCHAWVSISQTYSTEHVLRNIIKEISRDKVSVLSNTAAMDITCLEETLRKFLEQQKYLIILDDVWTPEAFDDLSRVLINNRKGSRLMITTREGDVAALASQGHTLTLKPLPEDKAWDLFCRKAFPRDTNHECPAELNPLSEQIVSKCKGLPLVIVLVGSLLRVREKTVEEWRRIHAQLSWELINNSRLDHIRNVLHLSFIYLPTHLKCCFLHCSLFSEDYSFKRKQLIRLWTAEGFIEERGESTLEEVAEGYLKELIDRNMLELVKRNSFGRMKEFKMHDILRELALDLCQKNCFGVTYEDKRGGSFERNGRRLVLHKQKKDIQQSFSSVRRLRTFVMLEDSMVTFTLLPMLCKESRYMTVLELSGLPIDNIPDAIGDLFNLRHLGLRDSKVKMLPSSVEKLSNLLTLDLFRSDVHELPSGIVKLKKLRHLFVEKRINTDLRGIKCFSGVHVPNGLGNLTNLQTLQALVAHDGSIRHLRQLRQLRSLRLLDVKGSYCGRISESLVQMQCLSHLDVNASDENEVLSLNVPLPNLQRLRLGGQLAEGALDESPLFQAAGGQNLHVLNLYWSQLREDPLPSLSRLSNLTHLEFTRAYNGEQLAFLTGWFPKLKILYLIDLPNLNWLEIQQGAMASLERLYLVNLSSMMEVPPGIEFLMPLQFLGFFEITSDFFWLLDQCSVVGGTQWRYTLRD from the coding sequence ATGGCGGAGATTGTGATTCTTCTAGCCATTAAAAAGATTGGAACCGCCTTGGCAAATGGAGCGGCAGACCAGGCCAGCACGTTGTTTGCAAAGTACAGGAAGCAAATACTAGAGCTACAGGGTAGCATGGGTCGTGTTGTGAGGGAGCTTCGAGTAATGCATGATGTTCTTTTTCAAATGGACATCCGAAACCGCAACAATCAAGTATACGAGGGCTGGTTGGAGGAGGTACGGAAAGTAGCACATGTGATGGAGGACATGGTGGATGAGTACTTGTATCTTGTTGGTCACGAACATGATACGGGGTGTTGCTTTTACCTGAAGAAAGGGTTTACAAAACCAAGATATCTGGTTTCTTTGAACCGGATTGCTTTCAAGGTGAAGGAAATAGAGAAAGACCTAGCACACTTGTCAGAGACAAAAAACCGTTGGGTTCACATGATAAACAATGGGGATGCTAGCAGCTCAAGTTACATTGTCAAGAGGTCCAAAGATCTAGCAAACATTTCACGCTCCCTTGATGAAGAAGATCTAGTCGGTGTGGATAAAAACAGAGATAAACTTGAGCAGTGGTTGTTAAGTGACGATTTGGAACGCTCTGTGATAGCACTGCTTGGAATGGGAGGGCTTGGTAAAACATCTTTAGCTGCAAATGTCTACaggaagcatagagagaaattccaGTGCCATGCTTGGGTCTCCATCTCTCAAACTTATTCTACAGAACATGTCTTGAGGAATATAATCAAGGAAATTTCCCGAGATAAAGTCAGTGTGCTATCTAACACTGCGGCCATGGACATCACATGCCTTGAAGAGACACTGAGGAAATTTCTAGAGCAACAGAAGTATTTGATCATATTGGACGATGTTTGGACTCCAGAAGCATTTGATGACTTGTCTAGGGTGCTTATTAATAATAGAAAGGGCAGCAGACTGATGATCACAACAAGGGAAGGCGATGTTGCTGCACTTGCCTCTCAAGGACATACTTTAACACTGAAACCTTTACCAGAAGATAAGGCATGGGATCTCTTTTGTAGAAAAGCCTTCCCAAGAGATACAAATCATGAATGTCCTGCGGAGTTGAATCCTTTGTCTGAGCAAATAGTTAGCAAGTGCAAAGGCTTGCCTCTTGTTATTGTGTTAGTTGGTAGCCTCTTGCGTGTGCGTGAGAAAACTGTGGAAGAATGGAGAAGAATACATGCCCAATTAAGTTGGGAGCTAATCAACAATTCAAGACTCGATCACATAAGGAATGTTTTGCATCTGAGCTTCATCTACCTTCCAACACACTTaaaatgctgtttcttgcattgcAGCTTATTTTCAGAAGACTATTCTTTCAAAAGGAAACAACTTATACGGTTATGGACAGCAGAGGGGTTCATTGAAGAGAGGGGTGAAAGCACATTAGAAGAAGTGGCAGAAGGCTATCTGAAGGAGTTAATTGACAGAAACATGCTAGAACTTGTCAAGAGAAACTCATTTGGTAGGATGAAAGAATTCAAAATGCACGATATCTTACGTGAATTGGCACTTGACTTGTGCCAGAAGAACTGTTTTGGTGTTACATATGAGGATAAGCGTGGGGGGTCTTTTGAGAGAAATGGACGTCGATTGGTATTGCACAAACAGAAGAAGGATATTCAGCAGTCATTTTCTAGTGTACGCCGACTTCGAACATTCGTTATGCTGGAAGATAGTATGGTAACATTTACTCTACTACCTATGCTATGTAAGGAGTCAAGATATATGACAGTGCTAGAATTAAGTGGTCTACCCATTGATAATATTCCAGATGCTATTGGAGATCTTTTTAATCTCCGCCATTTGGGTTTGCGTGATTCAAAAGTGAAGATGCTCCCGAGTTCTGTTGAGAAGCTTTCAAATTTGTTGACACTGGACCTTTTTAGATCTGACGTACATGAGCTGCCTAGTGGGATTGTGAAACTGAAGAAGCTTAGGCACTTATTTGTTGAGAAAAGAATTAATACAGATTTGAGAGGGATTAAATGTTTCAGTGGTGTGCATGTCCCCAATGGTCTTGGAAATCTAACAAACCTGCAAACGTTACAAGCATTGGTAGCACATGATGGGTCTATTAGACATTTACGGCAGCTGAGGCAACTGAGAAGCTTGAGGTTATTGGATGTGAAGGGAAGCTATTGTGGACGTATCAGCGAGTCTCTAGTTCAGATGCAGTGTTTGTCCCATCTTGATGTGAATGCAAGTGATGAGAATGAGGTTCTCTCGTTGAATGTCCCCCTGCCAAACCTGCAaaggctacgtttgggtggacaaCTGGCGGAAGGGGCGTTGGATGAGTCTCCTCTCTTCCAAGCTGCTGGGGGGCAGAACTTGCATGTTTTGAATCTATATTGGTCACAACTGAGAGAAGACCCCCTGCCATCCCTTTCACGGCTGTCAAATTTGACGCATCTAGAATTCACCAGAGCATACAACGGAGAGCAGCTAGCATTTCTCACGGGGTGGTTTCCCAAGCTAAAGATTCTCTATCTGATAGACCTGCCTAATCTGAATTGGCTAGAGATACAGCAAGGCGCCATGGCGAGCCTGGAAAGATTATACCTTGTCAACCTCAGCAGCATGATGGAGGTCCCACCTGGCATTGAGTTCCTCATGCCCCTCCAGTTTCTAGGCTTCTTTGAAATCACCAGTGACTTCTTTTGGTTGCTGGATCAATGTTCTGTAGTTGGAGGGACACAGTGGCGGTATACTCTCCGAGATTGA